A window of Terriglobales bacterium contains these coding sequences:
- a CDS encoding class I tRNA ligase family protein translates to MASRYNFLETETKWQSVWAERGSFKTAHDPKLPKYYVLEMFPYPSGRIHMGHVRNYTMGDVVARYKRARGFNVLHPMGWDAFGLPAENAARDQKIHPARWTYDNIATMRAELKRMGLSLDWSRELATCHPGYYKYQQQLFLDFFKAGLAYRGEAFVNWDPVDHTVLANEQVIDGRGWRSGAPVEKKKLSQWFLKITAYAEELLDAL, encoded by the coding sequence ATGGCATCACGCTACAATTTCCTGGAAACCGAGACCAAGTGGCAGTCGGTCTGGGCCGAGCGCGGCAGCTTCAAGACCGCGCACGACCCGAAGCTGCCGAAATACTACGTGCTCGAGATGTTTCCGTACCCGTCCGGCCGCATCCATATGGGCCATGTGCGGAACTACACGATGGGCGACGTGGTCGCGCGCTACAAGCGGGCGCGGGGCTTCAACGTGCTGCACCCGATGGGCTGGGACGCCTTCGGCCTGCCGGCGGAGAATGCGGCCCGCGACCAGAAGATCCACCCGGCGCGCTGGACCTACGACAATATCGCCACCATGCGCGCCGAACTGAAGCGCATGGGCCTGTCGCTGGACTGGAGCCGCGAGCTCGCGACCTGCCATCCCGGCTATTACAAATACCAGCAGCAGCTGTTCCTGGACTTCTTCAAGGCCGGGCTCGCCTATCGCGGCGAGGCCTTCGTCAACTGGGATCCGGTGGACCACACCGTGCTCGCCAACGAGCAGGTGATCGACGGCCGCGGCTGGCGCTCCGGCGCGCCGGTGGAGAAGAAGAAGCTCTCCCAGTGGTTCCTGAAGATCACGGCCTATGCCGAGGAGCTGCTCGATGCGCTG
- a CDS encoding DUF3576 domain-containing protein, which produces MKIAATWGRAAFAKRLIPLAIIALLGGLTTACNFSVGGDPTYQDERNKTERGAGAGNGTVFGSDSLFSTDKNNGDNGASGGVGVNSLLWRASLDTISFMPLVSADPFGGVIITDWYTPPQTPDERFKVNIYILGRALRADGIRASVFRQTNQGGTWTDAPVALNTGTDLENAILTRARQLRMSGQQQ; this is translated from the coding sequence ATGAAAATCGCCGCGACCTGGGGACGGGCCGCCTTTGCCAAGCGTTTGATTCCGCTCGCGATCATCGCATTGCTCGGCGGGCTCACGACGGCCTGCAACTTCAGCGTGGGCGGCGATCCGACCTACCAGGACGAGCGCAACAAGACCGAGCGCGGCGCGGGCGCCGGCAACGGCACCGTGTTCGGCTCCGACAGCCTCTTCAGCACCGACAAGAACAACGGCGACAACGGCGCCTCCGGCGGCGTCGGCGTCAACAGCCTGCTGTGGCGCGCTTCGCTGGACACCATCTCCTTCATGCCGCTGGTCTCGGCCGATCCCTTCGGCGGCGTCATCATCACCGACTGGTACACGCCCCCGCAGACGCCGGACGAGCGGTTCAAGGTCAATATCTATATCCTCGGCCGCGCGCTCCGCGCCGACGGCATCCGCGCCTCGGTGTTCCGCCAGACCAACCAGGGCGGCACCTGGACCGACGCGCCGGTCGCCCTCAACACCGGGACGGATCTCGAAAACGCGATCCTCACCCGCGCCCGCCAATTGCGCATGTCGGGTCAGCAGCAGTAG